Proteins from one Telopea speciosissima isolate NSW1024214 ecotype Mountain lineage chromosome 1, Tspe_v1, whole genome shotgun sequence genomic window:
- the LOC122653132 gene encoding cytochrome P450 71B25-like yields MTQLARHLKVLNKVQDEIRCCIGNKGKVEESDRENLPYFRAVVMESWRLHPPVPILIAIETMADCKLEGYHIPNKMRLLVNIFAVNRDPRYWKKPEEFDPEKFMENPLDVKGHSFEFLPFGSGRTICPGMNMGIANVELSLANLLYSFD; encoded by the coding sequence ATGACACAGCTTGCTAGGCACCTTAAAGTGTTGAACAAGGTTCAAGATGAGATCAGGTGTTGCATTGGAAATAAAGGGAAAGTGGAAGAGAGTGACAGAGAAAATCTTCCTTACTTCAGGGCAGTAGTGATGGAGTCATGGAGATTGCATCCACCAGTCCCAATTTTAATTGCTATAGAAACAATGGCTGATTGCAAGCTAGAAGGGTATCACATTCCCAACAAGATGAGGCTTCTTGTTAACATTTTTGCAGTGAATAGGGATCCAAGGTACTGGAAGAAACCAGAGGAGTTTGATCCAGAGAAGTTCATGGAGAACCCACTTGATGTGAAAGGGCATAGCTTTGAGTTCTTGCCATTCGGGTCGGGTAGGACGATTTGCCCAGGGATGAATATGGGAATTGCAAATGTGGAGCTTAGTCTTGCAAATCTTCTTTACAGCTTTGATTAG